A genomic stretch from Helianthus annuus cultivar XRQ/B chromosome 1, HanXRQr2.0-SUNRISE, whole genome shotgun sequence includes:
- the LOC110932962 gene encoding uncharacterized protein LOC110932962, whose product MGDLFMNPDPNQTPVADPSPPSTPATTPPGFGLFLANHETPRCPIEDRIRFAVRVSARQPQTSVNEPVVGVNTGVNTGDRFKNHKRDITHVAKALGMDVDGNKTHDGMLFDCNMCLKMAKDPILTCCGHLFCWGCFYQVPYVDSVSKECPVCSGEVIDSNVTPVYGSGNGKDSGGMQMGSGVRIPPRPQARRVESFAEESSFISSVVEAVRRIRSARENADASSIVVHASEAQMNAAGSTGLRLGGLAADGDVEVDRAVSGSRRRRRRRR is encoded by the coding sequence ATGGGTGATTTGTTCATGAATCCTGATCCGAACCAGACACCTGTTGCTGACCCATCACCACCGTCAACTCCGGCGACAACCCCACCTGGGTTTGGTCTCTTTTTAGCCAATCATGAAACCCCACGTTGCCCAATTGAGGATCGGATCAGGTTTGCTGTTAGGGTCAGTGCTAGACAACCTCAAACTAGTGTTAATGAACCAGTTGTTGGTGTGAACACTGGTGTGAACACTGGTGACAGGTTTAAGAATCACAAAAGGGATATAACCCATGTGGCAAAAGCATTAGGGATGGATGTTGATGGCAACAAGACTCATGATGGGATGTTGTTTGATTGTAATATGTGTTTAAAGATGGCTAAAGATCCGATCTTGACATGTTGTGGTCACTTGTTTTGTTGGGGTTGTTTTTATCAGGTTCCGTATGTGGATTCAGTTTCGAAAGAGTGTCCTGTTTGCAGTGGGGAAGTGATTGATTCGAACGTTACTCCTGTTTATGGGAGTGGGAACGGGAAGGATTCGGGAGGGATGCAGATGGGTTCAGGAGTGAGGATTCCTCCGAGGCCGCAGGCACGCAGAGTGGAGAGCTTTGCAGAGGAAAGTTCGTTTATTAGTTCAGTGGTGGAAGCAGTTAGGAGGATTAGAAGTGCTCGGGAGAATGCGGATGCAAGTTCAATTGTTGTTCATGCATCAGAGGCCCAAATGAATGCTGCTGGTAGTACTGGTTTGCGGTTGGGTGGTTTAGCAGCAGATGGTGATGTTGAGGTTGATCGGGCTGTATCTGGCTctaggaggaggaggaggagacgACGATGA